The Polluticoccus soli sequence TGCATGTGTTAAGCCTGCCGCTAGCGTTCATCCTGAGCCAGGATCAAACTCTCCATTGTAAAGATTGTTTGTTCACTGACTAATTTTGTACTCTAACGTTCATTAAAAATTTGCGTTATTTGGAAATTAGACGTGTAACTTAATTTGTTACGCTTAATTGGCCTACTACTTAAAGTAGGTCTTACCTGTAATGAGAACTTCATCTCATTTGCTGTTGCTTCCCAATCTTTCAAAGATCTTGTCAACACTACTGTTGACTCTTGTTATACCATAAGGAGTTGAACCTCATCCCGGCCTTAAACCGTGTATCTTTTTTGTTACTTTTTAAAGAACTTTTTGTTTCCCTTTTTCGTTGGGGTTGCAAAGGTAGAAAACCTTTTTGAAACCGCAAAATCTTTTTTCAGATTTTTTTCTTCAGAACCTTCATTCCGAACCGTTTCACTTCACCGTCAATCGCTTTAAGAACTATCCCTTTTTCGTTGGGGTTGCAAAGGTAGAAAACCTTTTTGAAACTCCAAAAAATCTTTTCAGATTTTTTTTTCAGAACCTTCATCCTGATCGTTTCACTTCACCGTCAATCGCTTTAAGAACTACCCCCTTTTCCGTTGGGGTTGCAAAGATAGGCAGCTTTTCTTTTCTACCAAATCTGTTTTGAATATTTCTATTCGCCATCCGAGTTGCAACCATCACTTAAAGAGCTTTCCGCCGTAGCGGGCGGCAAAGATAGAACGTGTGTTTCGTTTCTGCAACACCTTTCTTAAAAAACTTTAAAAAGCCGTAGCTTTATTAGTCTATGGGGAACAAGCTCATCAATTCTATACTTATTGTTGCTTCATGCTCAGCAATACTATTAAGCTGTAAAGACCTGGGTTCCAATGACGCCCAGGTACGGCAGATGGAAGACTCTGTATTTAAACGCTACCCTACAGTGAACGGTGTAAGCATAGAGGTAAAAGAACACCAGGATGTTATCGTGACACTACGCGATAAAGAACTGTATAGTTCCCCACAGGCCGAGCAGCAGCGCATTACCAATGAAATAGCACAGCTCACTATACAGCTGTTTGAAAAGAACAATTACCTCGACGAAGGCACTGTGATCTTCGCTGAGAACGAGAATGGTATTGAAGCACAACCGGATAAAGAAAAGAAATATGACATGCAGCTGGAAAAACTGTTGTCTGTTGGCAAGTAATTTGTGTTACTATTAACGACTAACAGTTCTTATCATGAAAGCGAATTTTATACGCTCTTTCATGTTTTTTTCCATCGCACTCTGCTGTCATGCATTTGTGCTGAATGCGCAAAAAACCGCTACCAAGAGAGTGAGCCCTCCGGCGCTGGCTACAGTGCCTTTTCAGTATGCCCAGTCCCTAATATTTGTAAAAGCCAAGATCAACGGCAGCCGCACCATGTACCTCTTCCTGATAAATACGGGCGCAAACACTACAGTCATTGACACGCGTACGGCAGATATGCTAAAACTACCCGTGATACGTGAAGAAGATACCGTAGAGGGTACCGCAGGTACAGAAAACGTGAGGCTTCATACGATCAAATCCATTGATATCGATAAAGCGTCAGTGAAAAACATGGAGATCACCAGCCGCGACCTGAGCAATTTTGTCACGCTCAACGGCCAGAAAATAGATGGGATCCTGGGAACCGACTTTTTAAAGAACTTCTCTGTTACTATTGACTTCTACCAAAAGACAATGGCCTTTACCAATATGCGGGCCCCTGTTGGACGGCAGAAAACAATGCCGTTCAAAATAGTGGATGGTATTCCCCGCTTCAGCGTACGGCTTAACGATACTTTTGACACCTATCTTACTTACAACAGTGCTGTAAGTATGGAGCCCAGCCGAAACAACTACATCAATGTATCGTACAGCCAATGGCAGGAACTCAAGCGACTGACACCTTATATGAACCACTCCAATTTTGTAGCCGGCAAGGGCGTTGGCGGTAGCGTGTACATGCAGGTAGTAAAGATCAGCGGCCTTCGTGTATGCGAGCTCGACCTGAACAGCCCATATATGGTAGTACAGACCAAGGAGGGTTACTTCAAAAGAGATGATGCAGTTGGCTTCTTTGGCAACAACATTCTTGAGAAACAACGAAAGGTTACTATAGACTTTCTTGGCGAGCGTATCGTGCTGCAAAGCATGTTCAACCCGGCTTCGCGATCTAAAAAACCGGTTAAGCGCAGACCCATTCCCTACTTCACTTCCTACTAAGGGCATATTTTTTGTTTGCTGCACAGTTAAACTTTTGACTTTGCAGCATATCTAACCCTTAGAATGGAACCAGAATGGGAAATAGGCTCTTATTGACAGGACTCCTGTTGTTTGCTTCAGGATATTCATTTGCACAAGTAAGCATCAATGGTAAAATAATAGAAGCGGCAGATACAGCAGGCCTGATCGGCGTAAACGTATTCGTAGCGCCGGTTAGCGACACCTCGCAGAAGAACGGTACTGTAACTGACGCGGATGGCAATTTTTACATAGACAATATAACTCCCGGCCAATACCGGCTTCACGCATCTTATATTGGATTCACGCCACACGTTCGCACCATTACTATCAACGATCAAAACATTAACCTCGGCACCATTGCGCTGCAGCCTGCCGCTTCTACCCTGCAAACAGTGGTAGTGCAAGGACAGGCGGTGCAGGCAACGCAAATAGGTGATACCACGCAGTTTAATGCCAGCTCTTTCAAAACCCACCCCGATGCCAACGCCGAAGACCTGGTCACCAAAATGCCGGGCGTAACGCGCGATGAAGGCACACTTAAGGTAAATGGCGAGGAGGTATCAGAAATACTGGTCGACGGTAAACCATTTTTTGGCGATGATCCCAATGCAGCAGTGAAGAATCTACCAGCAGAGATAATTGATAAAGTGCAGGTATTTGATAAGCTAAGTGACCAGGACCAGTTTACCGGCTTTAACCAGGGTGAGACACGTAAGACCATCAACATTATTACCAAGCCGGGCAAGAACGCAGGCAAATTCGGTAAAGTATATGCCGGATATGGCACAGACGATCGCTATAACGTAGGTGGCAATATCAATTTCTTTAAAGGCGCACGACGTATTACAGTCCTCGGTCTTTCGAATAACATCAACCAACAAAACTTCAGCTCCGATGACCTGCTCGGTGTAACTGCAAACCTCCGCAGCCAGAACCGCGGCGGTGGCGGACCACGAGGTGGCGGCCCGGGTGGGTCTGAGGGACGTGGTGGCAGCGGTGGCTTCAGGGGTGGTAATCGCGGTGGTGACGGCAGCAACTTCCTGGTGACACAGCAGGGAGGTATTGTGACCACCAGCGCCATCGGACTGAACTACAGCGACGAGTGGGGCAAAAAGATCAAAGTATCGAGTAGTTATTTCTTCAATCATACCAACACCGATAACACGAGCACTATTACACGTCAGTACGTTAATACCGACGATAGCAACCTGGTATACGACGAAAACAGCTTTACTAATGCCCGCAATATTAACCATCGGCTAAACGGACGACTCGAATACACCATCGACTCAGCGAATTCGCTGATCATTACACCACGCATCAGTTTCCAGGATGCTGAGTATGGTAGAATACTAAATGGCAACAATACGCAGGACGGTCTGTTCTTTGGCCGCACCGTAAACAGTGATACGTCTGACAACAGCGGCTATAATTTTTCTAACAACATACTATACCGCCACAGGTTTGCCAAGAAGGGACGTACCATTTCATTCAACTTCGGCACCCAACTCAACGACAAACTAGGCGACGGCCAGTTATTCTCGCTTAACGAATTTGCAGACGGCGACACTAGCTTGCTCGATCAACAATATCACCAAACATCCGGAGGATACACGCTTTCCGGCAATCTGAATTATACAGAGCCACTATCAAAGAAAAGCCAGCTGATGGTCAACTACGCGCCGTCATACACAAATAATGATGCAGATAAAGAGTCGTTCAACCTCAACCCAGCCGACGGACAATACAATGTACTCAACCCTACCCTTTCCAATAAATTCGACAATACTTATTTGACACAACGTGGAGGCTTAAGCTATCGCTACAACGACACTAACTATAATTTTAACGTAGGTGTAGATGGACAGATCGCCAACCTGGAGGGCCACCAGACCTACCCTACCATGTTTGATATCGATCGCTCATTCAGGAACATTCTGCCTAATGCCATGTTCAACTATCGCTTTAGCAGAAATAAAAATCTGCGCATCATGTACCGCTCGGGCACAAACGCTCCCAGCATCACCCAATTGCAAAACGTTGTTGACATATCTAATCCACTATTGCTAAAAACCGGTAATCCCAGCCTGGTGCAGGATTACGACCACAACCTCATTGCACGTTATAGCGCTACTAACACACGTACTTCGCGCAGCTTCTTTGTATTTGGTAATGCCCAATTCACACAAGATTATATAGGCAATGCCACCTTCATTCCTACCAAAGACACCGTGATCAATAGTGGCTTTTTGGTGAACCGTGGTACGCAGATCAATATGCCGGTGAACCTCGATGGTTATATGAACGCGCGCATCTTCGCTACCTACGCATTTCCTGTAAAAGCTATTAAAAGCAACCTGAGCCTGAATGGCGGCGTTGGCTATAGCCATACACCGGCTATCATTAATAATGAACGAAACTTTTCGAATAACTATACCACGAGCGCCGGCTTTACGCTAGGCAGCAACATCAACGAGAACCTGGATTTTACACTTAGCTACCGTGGCAATTACAACATAGTAAAGAATACCCTGCAAACCGATCTCGATAATACTTACTACTACCACACGGCAGGCCTGCGACTGAATTATGTATTCCTGGAGCGTTTTGTGTTCAATACAGATGCAACCCATAACCTTTACACAGGCTTAACCCAGGATTTCAACCAAAGCTTCCTGCTATGGAATGCAGCATTGGGCTATAAGTTTCTTAAAGATCGCTCGCTGGACCTGAGGCTCAGCGTATACGACATCCTGAACCAGAACAGGGCTATCAGCCGCACGGTCACCGAGACTTATATTGAGGATAGCTTTACCAATGTACTACAGCGTTACTTTATGCTGACGCTTACCTACACGCTACGAAATTTTGCCAGTGGTAAAACATCCAACCCCGAGCTCAATCAACCGAGATAAAATAAAGAAAGCCGTTACGATCGTAACGGCTTTTCAATTTATTTGCACTTAATAGTTGTACTACTTGGTCATTGTCTTCTTTGCTTCGATGCTCAGTGTAGCATGAGGCACAGCACGCAGACGCGCTTTGTCGATCAGTTTACCTGTTACACGGCAGATACCGTAAGTTTTGTTCTCGATACGTACCATCGCTTTTTCCAGGTGGTTGATGAACTGGATCTGGCGGCTTGCCAGCTGGGCCAGTTGTTCGCGTTCCATGGCACCGCTGCCATCTTCCATGCTGGCATAACGGTTCTCGGTGTCTTCAGTGCCCGCTTCGTCTTTGCGGGTGATCAACCCTTGCAGGTAAGCAAGTTCCTTACGGGCGCTTTCCAGCCTGCCGGTGATGAGTTCTTTGAATTCAGCCAGTTCTTCATCGCTATAGCGATACACTGGGCCTTGAAGTTGTTGTGGTTCGTCCAAAATGCTGCGTGTATATTCAGGTTGATAATTGATCATTGTCTTGCCCGCCTTGTCTGCTTCCTTCGCCTTGTTCTCAAGACGGCGGTGCGCCACCACTACGTTTGGTTTCTTATCTATCGCGCGTATTGGAGTAGCTTGTTTAGACGGAGCACTCTGCACAGAAGCGCTGGCCGATGATGGCCTGCTGGGCAGTGCGCTCTTTGCAAATGTAGTTACTGTTTTGGTAGGAGTCTTGGGAGTAGGTGCTCCTTTCTTGCTCGATTTTGCAACTACAGGCGCCGGGCTTGGTGCTGGCTTCTTTACTTCAGGTTTCTTTACTTCAACTGGTTTCGGAGCCGGTTTAGCAGGAGCTGCAGCTACTTTTTTAGCCGGAGCTGGTGCCGGTTTTGCTGGCGCTGCTTTTTTTGCCGGAGCCGGTGCTGGTTTTGCCGCTGTTACTTTCTTAGCCGGAGCTGCCGCTACTTTCTTTACTGGGGTTGCTGCTTTTTTTGCCGGTGCTGATTTCGCCGTCGTCTTGCTATTCGTCGTCTTTTTCAATGTCTTCGAAATTTTTGGATCTGTTTTTTTGGCTGTTGCCTTCTTAACTATTGGTTTCTTTGCAACAACCGCCTTCTTTGCTGCCGCTTTTTTAGCAGGAGCCGCTTTCTTCACAAGTGTCTTTCTACCAGACGCCTGGTGCTGGGCGGTAGCCTTTTTTGCGGTAACAGCTTTTTTGGCAGGAGCTGCTTTCTTTTTTACTGCCGCCTTTTTTGACGGAACAGCCTTCACGGATTTACTAGCCACTTTCTTTTTAGCCGGCGCAGCTTTTCTAGCGCCTGATGCAGAAGCCTTTGCGTTTTTAGCTTGTTTGACCGGTTTCTTTTTAGTGGCCATAACTTAAGAGTTTTTAGATATTAACACTTTAAGAGTTGCTTCGTTTACCTCAATTTCGGTACCAGATTGTATATCAGGCACTAATTGAATGTTGTCTGCCAAAATTTCCGTACAAATATAATCACTGAAATTAATAATTGCAGACTTTAATGGCTCGTACTCTTCTATCGTAACCACAATTCTATCAGTCAGTTCCAACCCAGATTCCTTCCTTATCTTCTGGATCCGGTTCACCAACTCGCGGGCATTGCCCTCGTCTTGCAGCTCGGGAGTAACGGTTATATCGAGGGCCACGGTCAGGTTATCCTTATTGGCTACCGACCAGCCCGGTATGTCTTCGGCTATGATGTCAACATCTTCTACGCCTATGGCTACCGGTTCGCCCTCTACTATCAGTTCAAACGTTTTTTGCTTCTCTAAAGTGGTAATGTCCTGCTGTCCCATCTGCCCGATGGCGGCGGCCACAGCCTTCATTTTTGTACCCATACGGGCGCCCAACTGCTTAAAGTTAGGCTTTAATTTCTTCTTGATAAAGCCCTCTGTGTCAACAAGATACTCAATTAACTTGACGTTAACCTCGTTCTTGACCAATTCCTCTACTTTCTTTATCTGCTCCTGCATATGACTGCTCATTACAGGCACCAGTATCTTCTGCAGCGGCTGGCGTACTTTCAGGTTCACCTTCTTACGGATAGATAGAACTAAAGAAGATATGTCCTGCGCCAGTTGCATGCGCTCTTCCAGGTCGGTGTCTATTACGCTGTCGTCTATCACCGGGTAATCGGCAAGGTGTACAGATTCTGCCTCATGACGTTTGGTGATGCCATTCAGGTTCTGGTACAGCCAGTCGGCGAAGAAAGGCGCGATCGGCGCCATCAGCAGCGATAATGTTTCCAGGCATTCGTACAGGGTTTGGTAGGCGCTTATTTTATCTGCCTCGTATTCTCCTTTCCAGAAGCGGCGGCGGCAAAGGCGCACATACCAGTTACTCAGGTGTTCGTCAAGGAAGTATTCCATAGCGCGTCCGGCCTGTGTAGGCTCGTAGTCGTCCATGTATTTGGTTACATCGCGCACCAGCGAGTGGAGCGATGAGATGATCCACTGGTCTATCTCAGGACGTTGGTGTACAGGTATGTATTTCTCTTTGAACGTGAAGCCATCAACATTGGCATACAGTGCAAAGAACTGATACGTATTGTAAAGGGTACCGAAGTACTTACGTTGTACTTCCCTGATACCTTCAATATCAAACTTCAGGCTATCCCACGGCGATGCATTGGTAATGAGGTACCAACGGGTAGCATCGGCGCTGTATTTCTCTATGGTCTCGAACGGATCCACCACGTTGCCGAGGCGTTTGCTCATCTTGTTGCCGTTCTTATCCAGCACCAAACCGTTAGAAACCACTGTTTTATAAGCCACGTTGTCGAACAGCATAACACCCAGTGCGTGCAGGGTGTAGAACCAACCGCGGGTCTGGTCAACACCCTCGGCTATAAAATCTGCCGGGAAGTTGTGTTTCAGCTCCCTTTTAGGGTGCTTGCTGAACGGGTAATGCAGCTGCGCATAAGGCATAGCGCCTGAATCGAACCATACGTCCACCAGGTCTGGCTCACGGTACATGGGCTTGCC is a genomic window containing:
- a CDS encoding retropepsin-like aspartic protease, which gives rise to MKANFIRSFMFFSIALCCHAFVLNAQKTATKRVSPPALATVPFQYAQSLIFVKAKINGSRTMYLFLINTGANTTVIDTRTADMLKLPVIREEDTVEGTAGTENVRLHTIKSIDIDKASVKNMEITSRDLSNFVTLNGQKIDGILGTDFLKNFSVTIDFYQKTMAFTNMRAPVGRQKTMPFKIVDGIPRFSVRLNDTFDTYLTYNSAVSMEPSRNNYINVSYSQWQELKRLTPYMNHSNFVAGKGVGGSVYMQVVKISGLRVCELDLNSPYMVVQTKEGYFKRDDAVGFFGNNILEKQRKVTIDFLGERIVLQSMFNPASRSKKPVKRRPIPYFTSY
- a CDS encoding TonB-dependent receptor; this translates as MGNRLLLTGLLLFASGYSFAQVSINGKIIEAADTAGLIGVNVFVAPVSDTSQKNGTVTDADGNFYIDNITPGQYRLHASYIGFTPHVRTITINDQNINLGTIALQPAASTLQTVVVQGQAVQATQIGDTTQFNASSFKTHPDANAEDLVTKMPGVTRDEGTLKVNGEEVSEILVDGKPFFGDDPNAAVKNLPAEIIDKVQVFDKLSDQDQFTGFNQGETRKTINIITKPGKNAGKFGKVYAGYGTDDRYNVGGNINFFKGARRITVLGLSNNINQQNFSSDDLLGVTANLRSQNRGGGGPRGGGPGGSEGRGGSGGFRGGNRGGDGSNFLVTQQGGIVTTSAIGLNYSDEWGKKIKVSSSYFFNHTNTDNTSTITRQYVNTDDSNLVYDENSFTNARNINHRLNGRLEYTIDSANSLIITPRISFQDAEYGRILNGNNTQDGLFFGRTVNSDTSDNSGYNFSNNILYRHRFAKKGRTISFNFGTQLNDKLGDGQLFSLNEFADGDTSLLDQQYHQTSGGYTLSGNLNYTEPLSKKSQLMVNYAPSYTNNDADKESFNLNPADGQYNVLNPTLSNKFDNTYLTQRGGLSYRYNDTNYNFNVGVDGQIANLEGHQTYPTMFDIDRSFRNILPNAMFNYRFSRNKNLRIMYRSGTNAPSITQLQNVVDISNPLLLKTGNPSLVQDYDHNLIARYSATNTRTSRSFFVFGNAQFTQDYIGNATFIPTKDTVINSGFLVNRGTQINMPVNLDGYMNARIFATYAFPVKAIKSNLSLNGGVGYSHTPAIINNERNFSNNYTTSAGFTLGSNINENLDFTLSYRGNYNIVKNTLQTDLDNTYYYHTAGLRLNYVFLERFVFNTDATHNLYTGLTQDFNQSFLLWNAALGYKFLKDRSLDLRLSVYDILNQNRAISRTVTETYIEDSFTNVLQRYFMLTLTYTLRNFASGKTSNPELNQPR
- a CDS encoding TraR/DksA family transcriptional regulator, which encodes MQSAPSKQATPIRAIDKKPNVVVAHRRLENKAKEADKAGKTMINYQPEYTRSILDEPQQLQGPVYRYSDEELAEFKELITGRLESARKELAYLQGLITRKDEAGTEDTENRYASMEDGSGAMEREQLAQLASRQIQFINHLEKAMVRIENKTYGICRVTGKLIDKARLRAVPHATLSIEAKKTMTK